In Primulina huaijiensis isolate GDHJ02 chromosome 6, ASM1229523v2, whole genome shotgun sequence, a single window of DNA contains:
- the LOC140978495 gene encoding uncharacterized protein isoform X2 — protein MKTGEKKYKPVALHVNYVHYSRDPVSCPWSWSWKDVSTKVQNMRHQYALVKQKIKKQESSVGGTGEEEFDWMEGTAHWSNFLRRSIDHNLVQRIRIQPKIQTVDGQHSTTVFNLHPEHSRGCYVLAVCFCRISHVKKLKGTISPKLNLRPVQSFC, from the exons atgaaaactgGGGAGAAGAAATACAAGCCTGTTGCTTTACACGTGAACTATGTTCATTATTCTCGGGATCCTGTATCCTGTCCATGGTCGTGGTCTTGGAAAGATGTGTCCACAAAAGTGCAGAACATGAGGCACCAATATGCCCTAGTGAAGCAGAAGATAAAGAAGCAAGAATCCTCGGTTGGGGGAACAGGTGAAGAGGAATTTGATTGGATGGAAGGGACCGCACATTGGTCGAACTTCCTTAG AAGATCCATAGACCATAATCTGGTGCAAAGGATCCGCATCCAACCGAAGATCCAAACAGTTGATG GCCAACACTCTACGACTGTATTTAACCTGCATCCGGAACACTCTCGAGGCTGCTATGTGCTTGCAG TTTGTTTTTGCAGAATTTCCCATGTCAAGAAGTTGAAAGGCACAATAAGCCCGAAGTTGAACTTAA GACCAGTCCAGAGCTTCTGCTGA
- the LOC140978495 gene encoding actin-related protein 2/3 complex subunit 4 isoform X1 → MANTLRLYLTCIRNTLEAAMCLQNFPCQEVERHNKPEVELKTSPELLLNSVVICRNESEKCLIETSINSLRISLKVKQSDELENILTKKFLRFLSMRAEAFQVLRRKPVQGYDISFLITNYHCEEMQKQKLIDFIVQFMEDIDKEISELKLSVNTRGRLVATEFLKQFI, encoded by the exons ATG GCCAACACTCTACGACTGTATTTAACCTGCATCCGGAACACTCTCGAGGCTGCTATGTGCTTGCAG AATTTCCCATGTCAAGAAGTTGAAAGGCACAATAAGCCCGAAGTTGAACTTAA GACCAGTCCAGAGCTTCTGCTGAATTCC GTTGTTATCTGTAGAAATGAATCTGAGAAATGCTTGATAGAAACATCAATAAATTCATTGCGCATAAGTCTAAAG GTAAAGCAGTCAGATGAACTAGAGAATATACTGACAAAAAAATTCCTTAGATTTTTGTCTATGAGGGCAGAGGCTTTTCAAGTATTGAGGAGAAAGCCAGTACAG GGGTACGACATTAGTTTTCTCATTACTAATTATCACTGCGAGGAGATGCAGAAGCAGAAGCTTATAGATTTTATAGTGCAGTTCATGGAG GATATTGACAAGGAGATAAGTGAACTGAAATTGTCGGTGAACACACGAGGGCGGCTTGTTGCTACAGAATTTCTGAAGCAGTTCATCTGA
- the LOC140978495 gene encoding uncharacterized protein isoform X3, producing the protein MKTGEKKYKPVALHVNYVHYSRDPVSCPWSWSWKDVSTKVQNMRHQYALVKQKIKKQESSVGGTGEEEFDWMEGTAHWSNFLRSIDHNLVQRIRIQPKIQTVDGQHSTTVFNLHPEHSRGCYVLAVCFCRISHVKKLKGTISPKLNLRPVQSFC; encoded by the exons atgaaaactgGGGAGAAGAAATACAAGCCTGTTGCTTTACACGTGAACTATGTTCATTATTCTCGGGATCCTGTATCCTGTCCATGGTCGTGGTCTTGGAAAGATGTGTCCACAAAAGTGCAGAACATGAGGCACCAATATGCCCTAGTGAAGCAGAAGATAAAGAAGCAAGAATCCTCGGTTGGGGGAACAGGTGAAGAGGAATTTGATTGGATGGAAGGGACCGCACATTGGTCGAACTTCCTTAG ATCCATAGACCATAATCTGGTGCAAAGGATCCGCATCCAACCGAAGATCCAAACAGTTGATG GCCAACACTCTACGACTGTATTTAACCTGCATCCGGAACACTCTCGAGGCTGCTATGTGCTTGCAG TTTGTTTTTGCAGAATTTCCCATGTCAAGAAGTTGAAAGGCACAATAAGCCCGAAGTTGAACTTAA GACCAGTCCAGAGCTTCTGCTGA
- the LOC140978493 gene encoding uncharacterized protein, with amino-acid sequence MVMMPQPRRKKWTETEERTLIDKYGEMSRDGTLSKMKTREKKYKPIALHVNSVHHSQDPVSYPWLWSWKDVSTKVQNMRHQYALVKQKIKKQESSVGGTGEEEFDWLEGTTHWSNFLRYKEVFGDMPLVFNNIDSMAMVAVGANECTGGFDQSGHEMDIGEFGQLVPVEEGDFVAGIDGVENGVIELEFNYDGEEGEDNYKVGEKSEICTRKDGGSEFVCEDNEPNSLKIRKKKKVSKGLEKRAWVYLANQLGQLREIETRFEQREVEREQKRQRREHLQTEMDKERERKWEEMEKDREAKENTRESLRRQRIQEWELMERETEERERRRRREEALIHEREWEGRLSRRRSDWKTRMDEMLRQHRAEIGQIQTRILHEQQNLTSQFLGIITQWTGHPVGLSDHAGASSHYLSQMIQNLHHENGGIVHGDGRVEGDHQEDQFIVDG; translated from the coding sequence ATGGTGATGATGCCTCAGCCTAGAAGGAAGAAATGGACGGAGACAGAGGAGAGGACACTTATTGACAAATATGGAGAGATGTCTCGTGATGGTACTTTATCAAAAATGAAAACTAGGGAGAAGAAGTACAAGCCTATTGCTTTACATGTGAACTCTGTTCATCATTCTCAGGACCCAGTGTCATATCCATGGCTGTGGTCTTGGAAAGACGTGTCCACAAAAGTGCAGAACATGAGGCACCAATATGCCCTAGTGAAGCAGAAGATAAAGAAGCAAGAATCTTCGGTTGGGGGAACAGGTGAAGAGGAGTTTGATTGGTTGGAAGGGACCACACATTGGTCTAACTTCCTTAGGTATAAAGAGGTTTTTGGGGATATGCCACTTGTATTTAACAATATTGATTCGATGGCAATGGTTGCTGTAGGAGCTAATGAATGCACAGGAGGGTTTGATCAGAGTGGTCATGAGATGGATATTGGGGAGTTTGGCCAGTTAGTTCCGGTGGAGGAGGGGGATTTTGTAGCAGGTATCGATGGGGTTGAGAATGGAGTAATTGAATTGGAGTTTAACTATGATGGGGAGGAGGGAGAAGATAATTATAAAGTGGGTGAAAAAAGTGAGATTTGTACGAGGAAAGATGGAGGTTCTGAATTTGTTTGTGAAGACAATGAACcgaattctttaaaaatcagaaaaaagaaaaaagtgtCAAAAGGGTTAGAGAAGAGGGCATGGGTGTATCTTGCTAACCAGCTGGGGCAGCTGAGGGAGATAGAAACTCGGTTCGAGCAACGTGAAGTTGAGCGAGAGCAGAAGAGGCAAAGGAGAGAACATCTTCAGACAGAAATGGATAAGGAGCGTGAAAGGAAATGGGAAGAAATGGAGAAAGATAGAGAAGCGAAGGAGAACACAAGGGAGAGCTTGCGGAGGCAAAGGATTCAAGAATGGGAACTCATGGAGAGGGAGACTGAAGAAagagagagaagaagaagaagagaagaaGCACTGATACACGAGAGAGAATGGGAAGGTAGGTTGAGTCGAAGAAGATCAGATTGGAAGACGAGGATGGATGAGATGTTACGTCAGCACCGTGCAGAAATTGGACAGATTCAAACTAGGATTCTACACGAACAACAGAATCTTACCAGTCAGTTTCTTGGAATTATAACACAGTGGACTGGTCATCCGGTGGGACTCTCTGATCACGCTGGAGCTAGTTCCCATTATCTATCACAAATGATTCAGAATTTACACCATGAAAATGGTGGTATCGTTCATGGTGATGGCCGTGTGGAGGGAGATCATCAAGAAGATCAGTTCATAGTTGATGGATAA